A single Pseudochaenichthys georgianus chromosome 10, fPseGeo1.2, whole genome shotgun sequence DNA region contains:
- the fam199x gene encoding protein FAM199X — translation MSESLYEKFLAPEEPFPLLSQRANLSDVGTLDVSDFGCQLSSCHRTDPLHRFKSNRWNLTSCGTSVASSECSEELFSSVSVGDQDDCYSLLDDQELTSLDLFPEGSVCSDVSSSISTYWDWSDSSEFEWQLPGSDIASGSDVLSDIIPSVPSSPCLFSKRKPKPHPHRNLDELPWSAMTNNEQVEYIEYLSRKVSTEMGLREQLDIIKIIDPCAQISPTDSEFIIELNCLTDEKLKQVRNYIREHSPRQRASREGWKRSSHSSASTGGVSAASSSNGSMVSSTSSSTGSTASNSVAGGPASACSGSSVANISRAHSDGNLSSAAERIRDSKKRSKQRKLQQKALRKRQLKEQRQARKEHLSGLFLNEEVLALRVTEEDDRGDDLDILM, via the exons ATGTCTGAGTCTCTGTATGAGAAGTTTTTGGCACCAGAGGAGCCTTTCCCACTCCTCTCTCAAAGAGCCAACCTCAGTGATGTGGGAACTCTGGACGTCAGTGACTTTGGCTGTCAACTCTCATCTTGTCACAGAACAGACCCTCTGCACCGCTTCAAAAGCAACAG GTGGAACCTCACTTCCTGTGGGACGAGCGTGGCCAGCTCAGAGTGCAGCGAGGAGCTCTTCTCCTCCGTGTCTGTGGGGGATCAGGACGACTGCTACTCCCTGCTGGACGACCAGGAACTGACGTCTCTGGACCTGTTTCCAGAGGGCAGTGTCTGCAGCGATGTCTCCTCCTCCATCAGCACATATTGGGACTGGTCCGACAGCAGCGAGTTTGAGTGGCAG CTGCCAGGAAGTGACATCGCCAGTGGCAGCGACGTCCTCTCTGACATCATCCCCAGTGTTCCCAGTTCACCATGTCTGTTCTCCAAGAGGAAGCCTAAGCCCCACCCCCACCGCAACCTGGACGAGTTACCATGGAGCGCCATGACCAACAatgaacaa GTGGAGTATATCGAGTACCTGAGTCGGAAGGTGAGCACAGAGATGGGCCTGAGGGAGCAGCTGGACATCATCAAGATCATCGACCCCTGCGCTCAGATCTCCCCCACCGACAGCGAGTTCATCATCGAGCTCAACTGCCTCACCGACGAGAAGCTCAAGCAg GTGCGTAACTACATCCGAGAGCACAGCCCGAGGCAGCGGGCCAGCAGGGAGGGCTGGAAGAGGAGCAGCCACAGCAGCGCCAGCACCGGGGGGGTCAGCGCCGCCAGCAGCAGCAACGGCAGCATGGTCAGCTCCACCAGCTCCTCCACCGGCTCCACCGCCTCCAACTCTGTGGCAG GTGGTCCAGCATCAGCCTGCAGTGGCAGCAGTGTTGCTAACATTAGCAGAGCTCACAGCGATGGCAACCTTTCCAGTGCTGCAGAACGTATACGAGACTCTAAa AAACGCTCCAAGCAGCGCAAGCTCCAGCAGAAGGCTCTGAGGAAGCGGCAGCTGAAGGAGCAGCGCCAGGCCCGCAAGGAGCACCTGAGCGGACTGTTCCTGAACGAGGAGGTGCTGGCGCTGCGGGTGACGGAGGAGGACGACCGCGGGGACGACCTGGACATACTGATGTGA